The Georgenia faecalis genome includes a window with the following:
- a CDS encoding ABC transporter permease: MSTAVDTRPAAHDRVVVAPVKWRNPVVYALLTLVTLVAFALRTPGGESTTFRLAAGGEAVELPNVAVPSALVIWACTALLAALTAYAAWAALGRRRVGWWLPALVGIAFVAAFLTSVGAGRETTNIPVTTLLAGALALSVPLVFGALSGVMCERAGVVNIAIEGQLLAGAFLAAIVASITGSPYLGLLVAPLAGALVGVLLVFFSVKYWVDQIIVGVVLNVLVVGLTSFLFSTVLTENQGWNTRQNLPDLPIPLLSDIPVLGPVLFDQNILVYLMYAAVVLLHVFLFRSRWGLRVRAVGEHPRAADTVGINVIRTRWVTPILGSALAGLGGAFFTVGSGLAFGKDMSAGNGYIALAAMILGKWNPLGALAAALLFGFSRNLANVLSAIGAGIPSEFLLMLPYVVTIFAVAGFVGRVRAPAAENQPYIK, translated from the coding sequence ATGAGCACCGCAGTCGACACCCGCCCCGCCGCCCACGACCGCGTCGTGGTGGCGCCCGTCAAGTGGCGCAACCCCGTCGTCTACGCCCTCCTCACCCTGGTCACGCTCGTGGCGTTCGCCCTGCGGACCCCCGGCGGGGAGAGCACGACCTTCCGGCTGGCTGCCGGCGGGGAGGCCGTCGAGCTGCCCAACGTCGCGGTCCCGTCCGCGCTGGTCATCTGGGCGTGCACCGCGCTCCTGGCCGCGCTCACCGCGTACGCGGCGTGGGCCGCCCTCGGTCGCCGCCGGGTGGGCTGGTGGCTGCCCGCGCTCGTCGGCATCGCCTTCGTCGCCGCCTTCCTCACGTCGGTGGGGGCCGGCCGGGAGACGACGAACATCCCGGTGACCACGCTGCTCGCGGGTGCGCTGGCCCTGTCCGTCCCGCTGGTCTTCGGCGCGCTCTCCGGCGTCATGTGCGAGCGGGCCGGCGTCGTCAACATCGCCATCGAGGGGCAGCTCCTCGCGGGCGCCTTCCTCGCCGCGATCGTCGCCTCCATCACCGGCAGCCCCTACCTCGGACTCCTGGTGGCCCCCCTCGCCGGTGCGCTCGTCGGGGTGCTGCTCGTCTTCTTCTCCGTGAAGTACTGGGTCGACCAGATCATCGTCGGCGTCGTCCTCAACGTGCTCGTCGTCGGGCTGACGAGCTTCCTCTTCTCCACCGTGCTCACGGAGAACCAGGGCTGGAACACCCGCCAGAACCTGCCCGACCTGCCGATCCCGCTGCTCTCGGACATCCCGGTGCTCGGCCCGGTGCTCTTCGACCAGAACATCCTCGTGTACCTCATGTACGCGGCCGTCGTCCTCCTGCACGTCTTCCTGTTCCGCAGCCGCTGGGGCCTGCGCGTGCGCGCGGTGGGCGAGCACCCCCGCGCGGCGGACACCGTCGGCATCAACGTCATCCGGACGCGCTGGGTCACCCCGATCCTCGGCAGCGCCCTCGCGGGCCTGGGCGGGGCGTTCTTCACCGTGGGCTCCGGCCTCGCGTTCGGCAAGGACATGTCCGCCGGCAACGGCTACATCGCGCTCGCGGCGATGATCCTCGGCAAGTGGAACCCCCTGGGCGCCCTGGCGGCGGCACTGCTGTTCGGCTTCTCCCGCAACCTCGCCAACGTGCTCTCGGCGATCGGCGCGGGGATCCCCAGCGAGTTCCTCCTCATGCTGCCGTACGTGGTGACCATCTTCGCCGTCGCCGGTTTCGTCGGGCGCGTGCGGGCACCGGCGGCGGAGAATCAGCCCTACATCAAGTGA
- a CDS encoding ABC transporter permease, producing the protein MSDEQSTPAAEPPGDVVAQAERSPASRAQVPDDEPTTRTAQFFRDLLSGSWLVTVLAIVIALAVGGILIAGADERVQETASYLFARPADFFGAVWDAVYGAYRAMFRGAVYDFEAASFARAIRPLTESLVFAVPLIVTGLGIAVAFRAGLFNIGGQGQIILGAIAGGYIGFAFDLPVVLHVTLAALGAGLAGAVWGGIAGVLKARTGANEVIVTIMLNNIAVFFIGWLLTTQPFQQPGSALPKSPPIPTDSATYPLLLGEPFRLHAGFLLAVAATVFVWWLLERSTIGFELRAVGANPNAARTAGMSVQRVTIFAMVFAGFLAGLGGSAQVLGTEQVLTAGVAASYGFDALTVALLGRSRPLGTFLAGLLFGALRAGGFLMQSTTTTPIDIILVVQSVIVLLIAAPPLVRAIFRLPAAGRTARTRTRTAKEATA; encoded by the coding sequence GTGAGCGACGAGCAGAGCACCCCGGCCGCCGAGCCCCCGGGGGACGTCGTCGCCCAGGCCGAGCGGTCCCCGGCGAGCCGGGCGCAGGTGCCCGACGACGAGCCGACGACGCGGACCGCCCAGTTCTTCCGGGACCTGCTGTCCGGCAGCTGGCTCGTCACCGTGCTCGCCATCGTCATCGCGCTCGCCGTCGGCGGGATCCTCATCGCCGGTGCCGACGAGCGGGTGCAGGAGACCGCCAGCTACCTCTTCGCCCGCCCGGCCGACTTCTTCGGTGCGGTGTGGGACGCCGTCTACGGCGCCTACCGGGCGATGTTCCGCGGGGCCGTCTACGACTTCGAGGCCGCGAGCTTCGCCCGCGCCATCCGGCCGCTCACCGAGTCACTGGTCTTCGCCGTGCCGCTCATCGTCACCGGCCTGGGCATCGCCGTCGCGTTCCGCGCCGGGCTGTTCAACATCGGCGGCCAGGGGCAGATCATCCTCGGCGCCATCGCGGGCGGGTACATCGGCTTCGCGTTCGACCTGCCCGTCGTCCTCCACGTCACGCTCGCCGCCCTCGGCGCGGGCCTCGCGGGAGCGGTCTGGGGCGGCATCGCCGGGGTCCTCAAGGCCCGGACCGGGGCCAACGAGGTGATCGTCACGATCATGCTCAACAACATCGCGGTGTTCTTCATCGGGTGGCTGCTCACCACCCAGCCGTTCCAGCAGCCCGGCTCGGCGCTGCCGAAGTCACCGCCCATCCCCACGGACTCGGCGACCTACCCGCTGCTGCTCGGTGAGCCGTTCCGGCTGCACGCCGGCTTCCTGCTCGCCGTCGCCGCGACGGTCTTCGTGTGGTGGCTGCTCGAGCGCTCGACCATCGGGTTCGAGCTGCGCGCCGTGGGCGCCAACCCCAACGCCGCCCGCACCGCCGGCATGTCGGTCCAGCGGGTGACGATCTTCGCCATGGTCTTCGCCGGGTTCCTCGCCGGTCTCGGCGGGTCGGCGCAGGTGCTCGGCACGGAGCAGGTCCTCACCGCGGGCGTCGCCGCGAGCTACGGCTTCGACGCCCTCACGGTCGCGCTCCTCGGGCGCTCACGGCCGCTGGGGACGTTCCTCGCCGGCCTGCTGTTCGGCGCGCTGCGCGCCGGAGGGTTCCTCATGCAGTCGACGACGACCACGCCTATCGACATCATCCTCGTCGTGCAGTCGGTCATCGTCCTGCTCATCGCCGCGCCGCCGCTGGTGCGGGCGATCTTCCGGCTGCCCGCCGCCGGCCGCACCGCCCGGACCCGCACCCGGACCGCCAAGGAGGCGACGGCATGA
- a CDS encoding ABC transporter ATP-binding protein produces MKLELRGITKRFGPLVANDHIDLVVQPGEIHALLGENGAGKSTLMNVLYGLYEPDGGEIVLDGEPVRFSGPGDAVAAGIGMVHQHFMLVPVFTVAESVALGYEATGPLGILDLKESRRRVRAISERFGFDVDPGARIEDLPVGAQQRVEIIKALSRDAKVLILDEPTAVLTPQETDELIAIMRQLRDGGTSIVFITHKLREVRAVADAITVIRRGRVVGKASPTSTETELASLMVGRTVSMAVDKAPAQPGEETFAVRDLTVLDPAGNVVVDGLDLGVRRGEILAVAGVQGNGQTELTETILGLTEPVAGSITLDGTELLGRGVKDRLRAGIGFVPEDRSTDGVIAGFSIAENLVLDLYDTAPFASGPALSPQVVHENAERRTQEFDVRFTSVDDAISTLSGGNQQKVVLAREMSRPLRLLIASQPTRGLDVGSIEFVHSRIVAERDGGTPVLIVSTELDEVLALADRIAVMYRGRVVGVVPGGTDRDVLGLMMAGVPAEEARAQAAEHHTALGAADEEEEATA; encoded by the coding sequence GTGAAGCTCGAGCTCCGCGGTATCACCAAGCGGTTCGGTCCCCTCGTCGCCAACGACCACATCGATCTCGTCGTCCAGCCGGGCGAGATCCACGCCCTCCTCGGGGAGAACGGGGCCGGCAAGAGCACGCTGATGAACGTGCTCTACGGCCTCTACGAGCCCGACGGCGGCGAGATCGTCCTCGACGGGGAGCCCGTCCGGTTCTCGGGCCCCGGGGACGCCGTCGCCGCCGGGATCGGCATGGTCCACCAGCACTTCATGCTCGTGCCGGTCTTCACCGTCGCCGAGTCGGTGGCCCTGGGGTACGAGGCGACCGGGCCGCTGGGGATCCTCGACCTCAAGGAGTCCCGCCGCCGGGTCCGCGCCATCTCCGAGCGCTTCGGGTTCGACGTCGACCCCGGCGCGCGCATCGAGGACCTGCCCGTCGGCGCGCAGCAGCGGGTGGAGATCATCAAGGCGCTCTCCCGCGACGCCAAGGTCCTCATCCTCGACGAGCCGACCGCCGTGCTCACCCCGCAGGAGACCGACGAGCTCATCGCCATCATGCGCCAGCTGCGCGACGGCGGGACGTCCATCGTCTTCATCACCCACAAGCTCCGCGAGGTCCGGGCCGTCGCGGACGCCATCACCGTCATCCGCCGCGGCCGCGTCGTCGGCAAGGCGAGCCCGACGTCGACCGAGACGGAGCTCGCCTCCCTCATGGTGGGGCGGACCGTCTCCATGGCGGTCGACAAGGCCCCCGCGCAGCCCGGCGAGGAGACCTTCGCCGTCCGCGACCTCACCGTCCTCGACCCGGCGGGCAACGTCGTCGTCGACGGCCTCGACCTGGGGGTGCGCCGCGGGGAGATCCTCGCCGTCGCCGGCGTCCAGGGCAACGGCCAGACCGAGCTCACCGAGACGATCCTCGGCCTCACCGAGCCGGTGGCCGGCTCGATCACCCTCGACGGCACCGAGCTGCTCGGGCGGGGGGTCAAGGACCGGCTGCGGGCCGGGATCGGCTTCGTGCCCGAGGACCGCTCCACCGACGGCGTCATCGCCGGGTTCTCCATCGCCGAGAACCTCGTCCTCGACCTCTACGACACCGCGCCGTTCGCCTCGGGGCCCGCCCTGAGCCCGCAGGTGGTCCACGAGAACGCCGAGCGCCGGACGCAGGAGTTCGACGTCCGGTTCACCTCCGTCGACGACGCCATCTCCACCCTCTCGGGCGGCAACCAGCAGAAGGTGGTGCTGGCGCGCGAGATGTCGCGCCCGCTGCGCCTGCTCATCGCCTCCCAGCCCACCCGTGGCCTGGACGTCGGGTCCATCGAGTTCGTCCACTCCCGGATCGTCGCCGAGCGGGACGGGGGCACCCCGGTCCTCATCGTCTCCACCGAGCTCGACGAGGTCCTCGCCCTGGCCGACCGGATCGCCGTGATGTATCGCGGGCGGGTCGTCGGCGTGGTCCCGGGCGGCACCGACCGGGACGTCCTCGGCCTCATGATGGCCGGCGTCCCCGCGGAAGAGGCACGCGCCCAGGCGGCCGAGCACCACACGGCCCTCGGAGCGGCCGACGAAGAAGAGGAGGCCACCGCGTGA
- a CDS encoding BMP family lipoprotein, producing MKKSIYASALAATAALTLAACGAAPEDEATEPAGTGTGGGAAAEEVDYQACLISDAGGWDDQSFNQSAMEGLERAVEELGIQAQDAESQSDADFGPNVEAMVQQGCDLTIGVGFLLEDPIQGAAEGNTELSFGLVDATFSDPGATEDDAPTPVELENAKPIIFNTAEASYLAGYAAAGMTQTGTVATFGGLPIPSVKIFMDGYVDGVAKYNEDNGTDVQVLGWDKETQEGAFSGGFEDQAQGQALTEQFIAQGADIIMPVAGPVGLGAAAAAEAAGDVWIIGVDSDWYNSTDYGSIVLTSVVKEIGAGVFETIQQGIDGDFSGEPYVGDLENGGVSLAEFHDFADEVPAELTEALEALQEQIISGEIVVETDNAPVS from the coding sequence GTGAAGAAGAGCATCTACGCGAGCGCGCTCGCGGCCACCGCCGCGCTGACGCTGGCGGCCTGCGGAGCTGCCCCCGAGGACGAGGCGACGGAGCCGGCCGGGACCGGCACGGGCGGCGGCGCGGCCGCCGAGGAGGTCGACTACCAGGCCTGCCTCATCTCCGACGCCGGCGGGTGGGACGACCAGTCGTTCAACCAGTCCGCGATGGAGGGACTGGAGCGCGCCGTCGAGGAGCTCGGCATCCAGGCGCAGGACGCCGAGTCGCAGTCCGACGCGGACTTCGGCCCCAACGTCGAGGCGATGGTCCAGCAGGGCTGCGACCTCACCATCGGTGTCGGCTTCCTCCTCGAGGACCCGATCCAGGGCGCGGCGGAGGGGAACACCGAGCTCAGCTTCGGCCTCGTCGACGCGACGTTCTCCGACCCGGGCGCCACCGAGGACGACGCGCCGACCCCGGTCGAGCTCGAGAACGCCAAGCCGATCATCTTCAACACCGCCGAGGCGTCCTACCTGGCCGGCTACGCCGCCGCCGGGATGACGCAGACCGGCACCGTCGCCACCTTCGGCGGGCTGCCCATCCCCTCGGTGAAGATCTTCATGGACGGCTACGTCGACGGCGTCGCCAAGTACAACGAGGACAACGGCACGGACGTCCAGGTGCTCGGCTGGGACAAGGAGACCCAGGAGGGTGCCTTCTCCGGCGGGTTCGAGGACCAGGCGCAGGGCCAGGCCCTCACCGAGCAGTTCATCGCCCAGGGCGCGGACATCATCATGCCCGTCGCCGGCCCCGTGGGCCTCGGCGCGGCGGCGGCGGCCGAGGCCGCCGGTGACGTCTGGATCATCGGCGTCGACTCCGACTGGTACAACTCCACCGACTACGGCTCCATCGTCCTCACCTCCGTGGTGAAGGAGATCGGCGCCGGCGTCTTCGAGACGATCCAGCAGGGCATCGACGGCGACTTCTCGGGCGAGCCCTACGTCGGTGACCTGGAGAACGGCGGCGTGAGCCTCGCGGAGTTCCACGACTTCGCCGACGAGGTCCCGGCCGAGCTCACGGAGGCCCTCGAGGCGCTCCAGGAGCAGATCATCTCCGGGGAGATCGTCGTCGAGACGGACAACGCCCCCGTCTCCTGA
- a CDS encoding amidohydrolase, producing MTSPPPAARVVELATELDAELREIRRAIHANPELARMEHETTALLLDRLRRAGLDPRPLQGTGLVCDIGDDPREQGRRRVALRGDLDALPVPETTGLPYASRRSGVSHACGHDLHATAVLGAGLVLARLAEEGQLPVGVRLIFQPAEEVQPGGARDVLEQGAMDGVGEIYAVHAAPKIDCGLVGSRIGPITAASDNVTVRVSAAGGHTSRPHLTGDVVYALGHVITQLPAVLGRRLDPRAGANLTWGAVHAGQAFNTIPTSGSVTGTLRCLDEQTWERAGALVEEVVGDLLAPFDVAVELVHVRGMPPVVNDERSVHVIEAATREVVAEDAVVLTEQSLGGEDFAWYLTHVPGAMVRLGTRIPGGPAYDIHRGDLLIDERAIGVGVRVLARTAQLAGLRPSSPHAPVA from the coding sequence GTGACCTCCCCGCCGCCCGCCGCCCGCGTGGTCGAGCTCGCCACCGAGCTCGACGCCGAGCTCCGCGAGATCCGCCGAGCGATCCACGCCAACCCCGAGCTCGCGCGCATGGAGCACGAGACCACCGCGCTCCTCCTCGATCGGCTGCGCCGCGCCGGCCTCGACCCGCGCCCCCTCCAGGGCACCGGCCTCGTGTGCGACATCGGAGACGACCCGCGCGAGCAGGGGCGCCGTCGGGTCGCCCTGCGCGGCGACCTCGACGCCCTCCCCGTGCCCGAGACCACGGGCCTGCCCTACGCCTCGCGGCGCTCCGGCGTCTCCCACGCGTGCGGGCACGACCTGCACGCCACCGCGGTGCTCGGGGCCGGCCTCGTCCTCGCGCGCCTCGCCGAGGAGGGCCAGCTCCCCGTGGGCGTGCGGCTCATCTTCCAGCCGGCCGAGGAGGTCCAGCCCGGTGGTGCCCGCGACGTCCTCGAGCAGGGGGCGATGGACGGCGTGGGGGAGATCTACGCCGTGCACGCGGCACCGAAGATCGACTGCGGGCTCGTGGGCTCCCGGATCGGGCCCATCACCGCGGCGTCGGACAACGTCACCGTCCGGGTGAGCGCCGCGGGCGGGCACACCTCGCGCCCCCACCTCACCGGCGACGTCGTCTACGCCCTCGGGCACGTCATCACCCAGCTGCCGGCCGTGCTCGGCCGCCGCCTCGACCCGCGCGCCGGCGCCAACCTCACCTGGGGGGCCGTCCACGCCGGGCAGGCGTTCAACACCATCCCCACCTCCGGCTCGGTCACCGGCACCCTGCGGTGCCTCGACGAGCAGACCTGGGAGCGCGCGGGCGCCCTCGTCGAGGAGGTCGTCGGCGACCTGCTCGCCCCGTTCGACGTCGCCGTCGAGCTGGTCCACGTGCGGGGGATGCCGCCGGTCGTCAACGACGAGCGGAGCGTCCACGTCATCGAGGCGGCGACGCGGGAGGTCGTGGCCGAGGACGCCGTCGTCCTCACCGAGCAGTCGCTCGGCGGCGAGGACTTCGCCTGGTACCTCACCCATGTCCCGGGGGCCATGGTGCGGCTCGGCACGCGCATCCCCGGGGGACCGGCCTACGACATCCACCGCGGCGACCTCCTCATCGACGAGCGCGCCATCGGCGTGGGCGTGCGGGTCCTCGCCCGCACCGCGCAGCTCGCCGGGCTGCGGCCGTCGAGCCCGCACGCGCCGGTGGCCTGA
- a CDS encoding mannose-1-phosphate guanylyltransferase → MTDATEIPGFHAIVPAGGAGTRLWPLSRRDHPKFLLDLTGTGRTLLQSTWDRLVPLAGPRGVVVVTGTAHERAVRDQLPGLGEDALLAEPSGRESMAAIGLAAALLRERHGDVVVGSFAADHVVRDRAAFETAVREAEEAARAGYVATLGIAPDHPSTAFGYIRSGEPLGLPGAPSVRHVLGFTEKPDAATAAAYLATGAYRWNAGMFVVRAEVLLGHLERLQPTLHEGLVALARAWDTPERAEVLERTWPRLTRIAIDHAVAEPVAAEGGVAVVPADLGWDDVGDWRSLAGLLPPGADGARVLGDAADALVRAADGALVVPAAGRLVAVLGLPDVVVVDTPDAVLVTTRERAQELKAVVDAVPDRLR, encoded by the coding sequence ATGACGGACGCGACCGAGATCCCCGGCTTCCACGCCATCGTCCCGGCCGGGGGCGCGGGCACCCGGCTGTGGCCGTTGTCACGGCGGGACCACCCCAAGTTCCTCCTCGACCTCACCGGCACCGGGCGCACGCTCCTGCAGAGCACGTGGGACCGGCTGGTCCCGCTCGCCGGCCCCCGCGGCGTCGTGGTCGTCACCGGGACCGCCCACGAGCGCGCGGTCCGCGACCAGCTGCCCGGCCTCGGTGAGGACGCCCTGCTCGCCGAGCCGTCGGGGCGTGAGTCGATGGCGGCCATCGGGCTCGCCGCCGCCCTCCTGCGCGAGCGGCACGGCGACGTCGTCGTCGGCTCCTTCGCCGCGGACCACGTGGTCCGTGACCGGGCGGCCTTCGAGACGGCCGTCCGCGAGGCCGAGGAGGCGGCCCGGGCGGGCTACGTCGCCACCCTGGGCATCGCGCCCGACCACCCCTCGACGGCGTTCGGCTACATCCGCTCGGGGGAGCCGCTCGGCCTCCCGGGGGCGCCGTCGGTCCGGCACGTCCTCGGCTTCACCGAGAAGCCCGACGCCGCCACGGCCGCCGCCTACCTCGCCACCGGGGCCTACCGCTGGAACGCCGGCATGTTCGTCGTGCGCGCCGAGGTGCTCCTCGGCCACCTCGAGCGCCTGCAGCCCACGCTCCACGAGGGCCTCGTCGCCCTGGCCCGCGCCTGGGACACCCCCGAGCGGGCGGAGGTCCTCGAGCGGACCTGGCCGCGGCTCACCCGCATCGCCATCGACCACGCCGTCGCGGAGCCGGTCGCCGCCGAGGGCGGGGTCGCCGTCGTGCCCGCGGACCTCGGGTGGGACGACGTCGGCGACTGGCGCTCGCTCGCCGGCCTCCTGCCGCCCGGCGCGGACGGCGCCCGGGTGCTCGGGGACGCCGCGGACGCGCTGGTCCGCGCGGCCGACGGCGCCCTCGTCGTGCCCGCCGCCGGGCGCCTCGTCGCGGTGCTCGGGCTGCCCGACGTCGTCGTCGTCGACACCCCCGACGCCGTCCTCGTCACCACCCGCGAACGGGCCCAGGAGCTCAAGGCGGTCGTCGACGCCGTCCCCGACCGGCTCCGCTGA
- a CDS encoding succinate dehydrogenase cytochrome b subunit produces the protein MSITSTRAVPLAGRRTTVALKIVMAVTGLLFVAFVLAHMYGNLKMFSGQEAFNSYAEHLRELGDPILPYGGFLWIMRVGLIVSLVLHVAATVILWRRAGRARGTRYVKKKSVGSSLSSRTMRWGGLALLAFIVFHILQFTTLTVQVGGPADNPYGRMVAAFEVWWLLLLYVVAMVALGMHLRHGIWSATQTLGLSNRRREPALRLAAVTVALITVVGFLAPPFAVFFGLID, from the coding sequence GTGTCCATCACCTCCACCCGGGCAGTGCCGCTCGCCGGTCGCCGCACGACCGTCGCGCTCAAGATCGTCATGGCCGTCACCGGGCTCCTGTTCGTCGCCTTCGTCCTGGCGCACATGTACGGCAACCTCAAGATGTTCTCCGGCCAGGAGGCGTTCAACAGCTACGCGGAGCACCTGCGCGAGCTGGGCGACCCGATCCTGCCCTACGGGGGCTTCCTGTGGATCATGCGCGTCGGCCTCATCGTCAGCCTCGTGCTCCACGTCGCCGCGACGGTCATCCTGTGGCGCCGCGCCGGCCGCGCCCGCGGCACGCGCTACGTGAAGAAGAAGTCGGTGGGCTCCTCGCTCTCCTCGCGCACCATGCGCTGGGGCGGCCTGGCCCTGCTCGCCTTCATCGTCTTCCACATCCTCCAGTTCACGACGCTGACCGTGCAGGTGGGCGGCCCCGCGGACAACCCGTACGGCCGGATGGTCGCGGCGTTCGAGGTGTGGTGGCTGCTCCTGCTCTACGTCGTCGCCATGGTCGCCCTCGGGATGCACCTGCGGCACGGGATCTGGAGCGCGACCCAGACGCTCGGCCTGTCCAACCGCCGCCGCGAGCCCGCGCTGCGCCTGGCGGCCGTGACCGTCGCGCTCATCACCGTCGTCGGCTTCCTCGCCCCGCCGTTCGCGGTGTTCTTCGGCCTCATCGACTAG
- a CDS encoding fumarate reductase/succinate dehydrogenase flavoprotein subunit, translating into MTEQLVAGLYREGAPVRDTKAPAGPIESRWSKRRFDARLVNPANRRKLSVIIVGTGLAGASAGATLGEAGYRVKSFCYQDSPRRAHSIAAQGGINAAKNYRNDNDSTYRLFYDTVKGGDFRARESNVYRLAEVSANIIDQCVAQGVPFAREYGGLLDNRSFGGVQVSRTFYARGQTGQQLLIGAYQALERQVAAGTVEMFTRHEMLELVVVDGRARGVIVRDMVTGEIETHLADAVVLATGGYGNVFFLSTNAMGSNTTAIWRAHRKGALFGNPCFTQIHPTCIPVSGAHQSKLTLMSESLRNDGRIWVPKAGGDTRHPREIPEAERDYYLERIYPAFGNLVPRDIASRAAKNVCDEGRGVGPEVEGVRRGVYLDFADAIKRLGLEAVRSKYGNLFDMYQRITGENPYEVPMRIYPAVHYTMGGLWVDYDLQSTIPGLFVTGEANFSDHGANRLGASALMQGLADGYFVLPNTINDYLADGPFATVGEDHPAVAEAAANVQSRVQTFLGLQGSRSVDSFHKELGQIMWEYCGMERTEEGLRTAVEKIRALRDQFWTDVRVLGEAEELNQSLEKAGRVADFFELAELMCIDALHRRESCGGHFRAESQTEDGEALRHDDEFAYVAAWEWGGMVGAPPVLHKENLVYEHVEMKQRSYK; encoded by the coding sequence ATGACTGAACAGCTCGTCGCCGGCCTCTACCGCGAGGGTGCGCCCGTCCGGGACACCAAGGCCCCCGCCGGACCGATCGAGTCCCGGTGGTCCAAGCGCCGGTTCGACGCGCGGCTCGTCAACCCCGCGAACCGCCGCAAGCTCAGCGTCATCATCGTCGGCACCGGCCTCGCCGGCGCCTCCGCGGGCGCCACGCTCGGCGAGGCGGGGTACCGGGTGAAGTCGTTCTGCTACCAGGACTCCCCCCGCCGGGCGCACTCCATCGCCGCCCAGGGCGGGATCAACGCGGCGAAGAACTACCGCAACGACAACGACTCGACGTACCGGCTCTTCTACGACACGGTCAAGGGCGGCGACTTCCGCGCCCGGGAGTCGAACGTCTACCGCCTCGCCGAGGTCAGCGCCAACATCATCGACCAGTGCGTCGCGCAGGGCGTCCCGTTCGCGCGCGAGTACGGCGGCCTCCTCGACAACCGGTCCTTCGGCGGCGTCCAGGTCTCCCGCACCTTCTACGCGCGCGGCCAGACCGGCCAGCAGCTCCTCATCGGCGCGTACCAGGCCCTCGAGCGCCAGGTGGCCGCCGGGACGGTGGAGATGTTCACCCGCCACGAGATGCTCGAGCTCGTCGTGGTCGACGGCCGGGCCCGCGGCGTCATCGTCCGGGACATGGTCACCGGCGAGATCGAGACCCACCTCGCCGACGCCGTCGTCCTCGCCACCGGCGGGTACGGCAACGTCTTCTTCCTCTCCACCAACGCCATGGGCTCGAACACCACGGCGATCTGGCGCGCGCACCGCAAGGGCGCCCTGTTCGGCAACCCCTGCTTCACGCAGATCCACCCCACGTGCATCCCCGTCTCCGGCGCGCACCAGTCCAAGCTCACCCTCATGAGCGAGTCGCTGCGCAACGACGGTCGCATCTGGGTGCCCAAGGCCGGCGGCGACACCCGCCACCCGCGGGAGATCCCCGAGGCCGAGCGCGACTACTACCTCGAGCGCATCTACCCGGCGTTCGGCAACCTCGTGCCCCGGGACATCGCCTCCCGCGCGGCGAAGAACGTCTGCGACGAGGGCCGCGGGGTGGGCCCCGAGGTCGAGGGCGTGCGCCGCGGCGTCTACCTCGACTTCGCCGACGCCATCAAGCGGCTGGGCCTGGAGGCCGTCCGCTCGAAGTACGGCAACCTCTTCGACATGTACCAGCGGATCACCGGGGAGAACCCCTACGAGGTCCCCATGCGGATCTACCCGGCCGTCCACTACACGATGGGCGGGCTGTGGGTCGACTACGACCTGCAGTCGACGATCCCCGGCCTCTTCGTCACCGGCGAGGCGAACTTCTCCGACCACGGCGCGAACCGCCTGGGGGCCTCCGCCCTCATGCAGGGACTCGCCGACGGGTACTTCGTCCTGCCCAACACCATCAACGACTACCTCGCCGACGGCCCGTTCGCGACGGTGGGCGAGGACCACCCCGCCGTCGCCGAGGCCGCCGCGAACGTCCAGTCCCGCGTCCAGACGTTCCTCGGGCTGCAGGGCTCCCGCTCGGTCGACTCCTTCCACAAGGAGCTCGGCCAGATCATGTGGGAGTACTGCGGCATGGAGCGCACCGAGGAGGGGCTGCGCACCGCCGTCGAGAAGATCCGGGCGCTGCGCGACCAGTTCTGGACGGACGTCCGGGTGCTCGGCGAGGCGGAGGAGCTCAACCAGTCCCTGGAGAAGGCCGGCCGCGTCGCCGACTTCTTCGAGCTGGCCGAGCTCATGTGCATCGACGCGCTGCACCGCCGCGAGTCCTGCGGCGGCCACTTCCGCGCCGAGAGCCAGACCGAGGACGGTGAGGCCCTGCGGCACGACGACGAGTTCGCCTACGTCGCCGCGTGGGAGTGGGGCGGGATGGTCGGCGCCCCGCCGGTCCTGCACAAGGAGAACCTCGTGTACGAGCACGTCGAGATGAAGCAGCGGAGCTACAAGTGA